One part of the Treponema sp. OMZ 787 genome encodes these proteins:
- a CDS encoding GTPase family protein, producing the protein MKSIQEVFDRIEQKFGTDMSKVKNIVSEEENKPLVAAVFGQTGTGKSSLTNALFGTKFKVDDTRPCTKEPQKHIEKGADGKKVTFWDLPGLGESDSADDKYICQYADIAKTCDVILWVFQADTRSILIDKQALKKITDKLEENEKIKFLSKITVVLTKSDTVASDSWLFAKNDNTLITAPGKETEKLLDEKALYFYMELFSGYEDLLIHRINLNSECKEPIKFHSNLWIDVENQKIVQKGKIFDSDWKSIIKKNDKYKEELTELYKSQRGIICSVRYNYNLNEVKYRIVNRTEGMSILRMVNKINAEIPEFKWNTVKKLNIPIIYDIKSKKYLFSAETL; encoded by the coding sequence ATGAAGTCTATTCAAGAAGTTTTTGACAGAATAGAACAGAAATTCGGTACTGACATGAGCAAAGTTAAAAATATTGTCAGTGAAGAAGAAAACAAACCGCTTGTAGCAGCGGTCTTTGGTCAAACAGGAACGGGGAAAAGTTCTTTAACAAATGCTCTTTTCGGAACTAAGTTTAAGGTTGATGATACAAGACCTTGTACTAAGGAACCGCAAAAGCATATAGAGAAGGGTGCTGATGGTAAAAAAGTAACCTTTTGGGATTTACCCGGCTTAGGGGAATCGGATAGTGCTGATGATAAATATATCTGCCAATATGCTGATATTGCAAAAACATGTGATGTTATTCTTTGGGTGTTTCAGGCAGATACACGTTCTATATTGATTGATAAACAAGCATTAAAAAAAATAACAGATAAGTTGGAAGAAAATGAAAAAATAAAATTTCTTTCAAAAATCACTGTTGTGCTTACAAAATCTGATACTGTTGCTTCTGATTCATGGTTATTTGCAAAAAATGATAATACATTAATCACAGCACCCGGAAAAGAGACAGAAAAATTGTTAGATGAAAAAGCTCTTTATTTTTACATGGAGTTATTTAGCGGTTATGAAGATTTATTAATTCACCGTATAAATCTTAATTCTGAATGTAAAGAACCTATAAAGTTCCATTCTAACCTTTGGATAGATGTTGAAAATCAGAAAATAGTTCAAAAAGGTAAAATTTTCGATAGTGATTGGAAATCTATTATAAAGAAGAATGACAAGTACAAAGAAGAATTAACGGAGTTATATAAATCGCAACGTGGAATTATCTGTTCTGTTCGGTACAATTATAATTTAAACGAAGTAAAATACCGGATTGTAAATCGAACGGAAGGAATGTCTATATTGCGTATGGTAAATAAAATTAATGCAGAAATTCCTGAGTTTAAATGGAATACTGTAAAAAAATTAAATATACCTATTATTTATGACATAAAATCAAAAAAATATCTGTTTAGTGCAGAAACATTATAA
- a CDS encoding HEPN domain-containing protein, with amino-acid sequence MQENIFGINEQFKNESGNYEDSLRLKLHRALSWLNEAERQKENTDLCFIFLWISFNAVYADELNSLGDRSGASEFLRKVCKLDKTRELYSLVWNNFSGNIRIFLNNKFTFQPFWDEQNNSDAKKNWEAGFQNENKRAFKAIADQNTSTTLNILFKRLYTLRNQILHGGASFNSSVNTAQKKEASTFLLNILPAIIKIIMDNHTEDWGKPYYPVIKE; translated from the coding sequence ATGCAGGAAAACATCTTCGGAATAAATGAACAATTTAAAAACGAATCCGGAAACTATGAAGACAGTTTGAGGTTAAAGCTCCACAGGGCTCTCAGCTGGTTAAACGAGGCCGAACGCCAAAAAGAAAACACCGACCTTTGCTTTATATTTTTGTGGATTTCTTTTAATGCCGTCTATGCCGATGAACTCAATTCCTTGGGAGACAGAAGCGGAGCAAGCGAATTTTTAAGAAAGGTCTGTAAACTGGATAAAACACGAGAACTTTATTCTCTTGTATGGAATAATTTTTCGGGAAATATAAGAATTTTTTTAAACAATAAATTTACCTTTCAGCCGTTTTGGGACGAGCAAAATAATTCTGACGCAAAAAAGAATTGGGAAGCGGGTTTTCAAAATGAAAACAAACGAGCCTTTAAAGCGATAGCCGATCAAAACACATCAACAACTTTAAACATTCTTTTTAAAAGACTTTATACCTTGCGGAATCAAATCCTGCATGGAGGAGCTTCATTTAACAGTTCAGTAAATACGGCACAAAAAAAAGAAGCCAGCACCTTTTTGCTTAACATTCTTCCGGCTATAATAAAAATAATTATGGATAATCATACCGAAGATTGGGGAAAGCCCTACTATCCGGTTATAAAGGAGTAA
- a CDS encoding YkvA family protein, with protein sequence MTEDEKKKSEEMFNEFSQNASSEDIQKIASKLDDMKRGPIAEIWHWVTALWNMIMDPSAAWTAKALAIGALVYLVSPIDAIPDLIPVLGLTDDVGVITAAVGALADALSKYEK encoded by the coding sequence ATGACAGAAGATGAAAAAAAGAAAAGCGAAGAAATGTTTAATGAGTTCTCGCAAAATGCCAGTAGTGAAGATATTCAAAAAATAGCTTCAAAATTGGATGACATGAAAAGGGGACCTATAGCAGAAATTTGGCATTGGGTTACTGCTTTATGGAACATGATTATGGATCCAAGTGCTGCATGGACTGCGAAGGCCTTGGCGATAGGGGCCTTAGTTTATTTGGTTTCTCCTATAGATGCTATTCCGGACTTAATACCTGTATTAGGCTTGACAGACGATGTTGGAGTTATAACTGCTGCAGTTGGTGCTTTAGCTGATGCCTTGAGTAAGTATGAAAAATAG
- a CDS encoding YafY family protein yields MTEKEGKIQFWRLLKIDEKVRENLFPTVRSLSKEFEVSKRTIERDIEFLRDMYDAPIAYDHSKKGYYYTQDTFFLKSLFLSADEFFSVAVFEKLLRQYRKTPIEEKLKKVFKKLTELLPKDVVSFDSLWLDAAVTFIAEPSPDIGPEIFSNVFEGVKTHHAIKFFYRSLEQDDAAERIAEPYHIVCQRGAWYVIGLCRLRNEPRIFSFSRMQKVKVLEKQTFEVPKDFKAEDYIDKNVGVWLTKREPFTVKLLFSPKVGVFAEEHRWSDDQKITIHQDKSVEVSFLTTQTEEIKRFVLGQGSTVKVLEPPELVEEVREEIKKMQKIY; encoded by the coding sequence ATGACTGAAAAAGAAGGTAAGATACAATTTTGGCGGCTGTTAAAAATAGATGAAAAAGTACGGGAAAATCTTTTTCCTACAGTCCGCTCTCTTTCAAAAGAATTTGAAGTAAGCAAGCGTACTATTGAGCGGGATATAGAATTTTTAAGGGACATGTATGATGCTCCCATTGCCTACGACCACAGCAAAAAAGGTTATTATTATACTCAAGATACTTTTTTCTTAAAAAGCCTATTTTTATCTGCCGATGAGTTTTTTTCTGTCGCCGTTTTTGAAAAATTATTAAGACAATACCGTAAAACACCTATCGAAGAAAAACTAAAAAAAGTTTTTAAAAAGCTGACTGAGCTTTTACCTAAGGATGTTGTAAGTTTTGATTCTCTTTGGCTTGATGCAGCCGTAACCTTTATTGCCGAACCTTCTCCCGATATTGGCCCCGAAATATTTTCAAACGTTTTTGAAGGAGTAAAAACTCATCATGCAATTAAATTCTTCTACCGAAGTTTAGAGCAAGATGATGCTGCAGAGCGTATTGCAGAGCCTTATCACATTGTCTGCCAACGCGGTGCATGGTATGTAATAGGCCTCTGTAGGCTGAGAAACGAGCCGCGTATTTTTTCCTTTAGCCGAATGCAAAAAGTTAAAGTACTGGAAAAACAAACCTTTGAAGTTCCAAAAGATTTTAAGGCGGAAGATTACATAGATAAAAATGTAGGAGTCTGGCTTACAAAGCGGGAACCTTTTACGGTTAAGCTATTGTTTTCTCCTAAGGTGGGAGTCTTTGCCGAAGAGCACCGCTGGAGCGATGATCAAAAAATCACGATACATCAAGACAAGTCTGTGGAGGTAAGTTTTTTGACCACTCAAACCGAAGAAATAAAACGCTTTGTTTTAGGTCAAGGTTCTACGGTAAAAGTTTTGGAGCCGCCTGAGCTTGTTGAAGAAGTGCGAGAAGAGATTAAGAAGATGCAAAAAATATATTAA